In Nicotiana tabacum cultivar K326 chromosome 21, ASM71507v2, whole genome shotgun sequence, one DNA window encodes the following:
- the LOC142175490 gene encoding heavy metal-associated isoprenylated plant protein 47-like encodes MLQKIVIRVKHKCQKCQSKSLMIAAMSTGVNSVALQGEKKDEVVIIGEQVDAAGITTLLRKKVGHASLVLVDEIK; translated from the exons ATGCTG CAAAAGATTGTCATAAGAGTGAAGCATAAGTGCCAGAAATGTCAATCAAAATCCTTGATGATTGCTGCTATGTCAACTG GAGTCAACTCGGTGGCATTACAAGGGGAGAAGAAAGATGAAGTGGTGATAATAGGAGAACAAGTAGATGCTGCTGGTATAACCACCTTGTTGAGGAAGAAGGTCGGCCACGCCAGCTTGGTGCTTGTTGATGAAATCAAGTGA
- the LOC107784381 gene encoding uncharacterized protein LOC107784381, which produces MAQSGRKTERLCINWERAFDLYLNAIACDNEVLWVQATSKLAKLSKHAPEDLLARTVPILVELLRRIPSTDLSPSIQEAAAQCLKSVACQGEGRLAVLIGESGAIPSILSLLTHSDGSLRRALLKCLRNIVTFAADNRVIVATHGGLQIILNLLNTCSDDLKRYLLEILSALALLREVRRTILISGGVGFLVESARCGSMVSRYRAAQAIGLLGLVKRARRTLVDSGIFSVLLELVQVGDTSTKLVAANALGVISSHVDYIRPLANAGAIPLYAELLQGTEPMGKEIAEDVFCILALVEENAVAIVEHLVRILRGDNVEAKAASADVLWDLAAYKHLPSVVRDSGAIPVLVQLLEDQNTDVREKVSGAIAQLSYNEADRAALTNSGAIPRLVDMLQDESEEMRDNAVEALVNFSEDPSLGDRISDVLNSPSFQNMQERLTQIRASDAHLASSLRHMSFEQLTVDPALI; this is translated from the coding sequence ATGGCACAGTCAGGTAGAAAAACTGAAAGGCTTTGCATAAACTGGGAACGAGCATTTGATCTTTATTTAAACGCAATCGCATGTGACAATGAGGTTTTATGGGTCCAAGCTACAAGTAAGCTTGCCAAATTGTCGAAACACGCGCCTGAGGATCTATTAGCACGCACAGTTCCTATCCTTGTAGAGCTTCTTAGAAGAATCCCTTCCACTGATCTGAGTCCTTCAATTCAGGAAGCCGCTGCTCAGTGCTTGAAAAGTGTTGCTTGTCAAGGGGAAGGGAGATTGGCTGTACTTATTGGTGAATCAGGTGCCATCCCTTCTATTTTGAGTTTATTAACGCATTCTGATGGGAGTTTGCGAAGGGCTTTATTGAAATGCCTTCGAAATATTGTCACATTCGCTGCTGATAATCGTGTGATTGTAGCTACACATGGTGGGCTGCAAATCATTCTCAATTTGTTGAATACCTGCTCGGATGATCTAAAGCGATACTTGCTAGAAATTTTGAGTGCATTGGCTCTTCTGAGAGAGGTTAGGAGGACCATTTTGATTTCAGGGGGCGTTGGTTTTCTTGTTGAATCTGCCAGATGTGGCAGCATGGTATCTAGATATAGAGCTGCTCAGGCAATTGGGTTGCTTGGATTGGTTAAGAGAGCAAGGCGCACGCTTGTTGACTCGGGCATATTTTCGGTGCTTTTAGAACTAGTTCAGGTTGGGGATACTTCTACCAAACTCGTAGCTGCCAATGCACTTGGTGTGATCTCATCTCATGTTGATTACATTAGACCACTTGCTAATGCTGGAGCAATTCCTTTGTACGCTGAGCTTCTGCAAGGAACTGAACCCATGGGTAAGGAGATTGCGGAGGATGTATTTTGCATTCTAgcattggtagaggagaatgctGTAGCAATTGTTGAACACTTGGTTAGAATTCTTAGAGGAGACAATGTCGAAGCTAAAGCTGCGTCTGCTGATGTATTGTGGGATCTCGCAGCTTACAAGCATTTACCGTCTGTTGTGCGGGATTCTGGTGCAATTCCTGTTCTGGTTCAGCTGTTGGAAGATCAAAACACTGATGTGAGGGAGAAGGTTTCTGGAGCTATCGCCCAGTTGAGTTACAATGAAGCAGATAGAGCTGCTCTTACAAATTCTGGAGCTATTCCGCGATTAGTAGATATGTTGCAGGACGAGTCGGAGGAAATGAGAGATAATGCTGTGGAAGCTCTTGTCAATTTCTCAGAGGACCCATCACTGGGTGATAGAATATCAGATGTGTTAAATAGTCCTTCATTCCAGAATATGCAAGAAAGACTGACGCAAATTCGTGCTTCAGATGCTCATTTGGCTTCGTCCCTTAGACATATGAGCTTTGAGCAATTAACTGTGGACCCTGCTCTTATCTGA